Proteins from a genomic interval of Daphnia pulex isolate KAP4 chromosome 4, ASM2113471v1:
- the LOC124193014 gene encoding dual serine/threonine and tyrosine protein kinase-like isoform X2 — protein MNPISSTRKEGVAKNLARATSLPAELNRYSKNCKLLCNILRDTKIIINEINTADYLTQDELPSLQVNPDKLHVINELVDKSVALVVLGYSNIARAVLTNELIGGKPLFPVIENSVDHTNQDCTQQSHWKGVKIRHTTFCLVGLSTTLAPTPLPFSQSIISHDNLVIDCNSPQAKDIYCDHSMMDVNIKHFLFRDGTQVWVAPSFHSAENRFNGNWCSFSPSDFLSLVKQCTTPVFLYAVHGMQLSPEEKSQLKLFKQLLPSSTVIHFVLNAATVPKQQNPVSSIVLARPSIGSGGRHRRHTSIHPDREVGSPENFAGTGAYTKENPSPDHIIFAYEPISETGFSTRECGFIDGGIQSTVDELSCGVISCLPFVRSVLQNQLLQSAKILNECHNQMLSNFILSAFDWARQVQVTPLRLEYVKQKEYELFNRLLAFANKKQEEIRLLISQTMVEMREELIRAAVDYDIFQEDNSSVDQYQLRHSTEEIQNLVLALLNKTIAEKLTCSILSLRETYLGTLQRCLSSLEKAHQHETHDTDQLAAQDHYSDTQKASESLKQIVNAAYQVQLNVKSSASFVHSMWERLHQFLRSLTLPKAGTLSTTSSGSGSWSISSDQSPMTPTEWKTQVAVDLLDSLSDNRLARVICSQFRDRLRQAHVAFLDSLRELESVHTGRLEKNEELFLRLRKILVPRVARLALESTSLKDMILYGMPQLGRELGRGQYGVVYSCDSWGPVAEKGVRCAVKSVVPPDDKHWNDLAMEFHYSRMVPPNDRIVSLVGSVIDHSYGGGASPAVLLVMERMNRDLHTALKMSLTWPKRLRVSIDVVEGIRFLHSQGLVHRDIKLKNVLLDQEDRAKITDLGFCKPEAMMSGSIVGTPIHMAPELFTGQYDSSVDVYAFGILFWYICAGHTKLPYAFEQCQNKDQLWQCVRRGTRPERLPCFDDACWTLMEDCWAKEPNQRPLLGFVYSRLEAIFLSHCHGRIVDTGSIVIQREHPPDSLSSSPYIQIDLEPC, from the exons atgaatccaATATCCTCAACTCGGAAAGAGGGTGTTGCAAAGAACTTGGCTCGAGCTACAAGTTTGCCAGCAGAGTTAAATCGGTACTCTAAAAATTGTAAACTACTTTGTAATATACTGCGCGATACCAAAATTATAATCAACGAGATCAACACAGCCGACTATTTGACACAAG ATGAGCTTCCTAGTCTTCAAGTAAATCCCGATAAGTTACATGTTATAAATGAACTAGTTGACAAATCAGTTGCTCTGGTGGTACTTGGTTATTCAAATATTGCCAGAGCAGttttaacaaatgaattaattggTGGCAAACCTTTATTTCCTGTG ATAGAAAATAGTGTAGATCACACAAATCAAGACTGTACACAACAGTCTCATTGGAAAGGTGTCAAGATTAGACATACTACTTTTTGTCTTGTGG GACTCAGTACCACATTAGCCCCAACACCGTTACCCTTCTCACAATCTATAATATCACATGACAACTTGGTTATTGATTGTAATTCTCCACAAGCCAAG GATATATACTGTGATCACAGCATGATGGATGTTaacataaaacattttcttttccgtgaTGGTACACAAGTGTGGGTTGCACCATCTTTTCACTCTGCTG AAAATAGATTTAATGGAAACTGGTGTTCATTCAGCCCTAGTGACTTTCTATCATTAGTAAAGCAGTGTACTACACCTGTATTTTTATATGCTGTGCATGGGATGCAACTAAGTCCAGAAGAAAAATCACAACTAAAATTATTCAAGCAACTTCTCCCTTCTTCCACTGTAATTCACTTTGTTTTGAACGCGGCTACTGTTCCG AAGCAACAAAATCCCGTGAGTTCCATTGTGTTGGCGAGACCCAGTATCGGTAGTGGAGGCCGACATAGAAGACATACAAGTATTCATCCCGACAGAGAAGTAGGATCTCCAGAGAATTTTGCAGGAACTGGAGCttatacaaaagaaaatccctCTCCCGATCACATTATATTTGCCTATGAGCCTATCAGCGAAACAGGATTTTCAACAAGAGAATGTG GCTTTATTGATGGCGGAATTCAAAGTACTGTCGATGAACTAAGCTGTGGGGTCATCTCCTGCCTCCCGTTTGTAAGGAGCGTGTTGCAAAATCAGCTTCTACAGTCGGCCAAAATACTTAACGAG TGTCATAACCAAATGCTCAGTAATTTCATCTTATCGGCGTTTGATTGGGCTCGTCAAGTCCAAGTAACTCCGCTACGGTTAGAGTATGTCAAGCAGAAAGAGTATGAGCTTTTTAATAGACTGCTAGCTTTtgctaataaaaaacaagaggaAATACGCTTGCTCATCTCTCAGACTATGGTCGAAATGAGGGAAGAACTCATACGTGCAGCAGTCGATTACGACATATTCC AAGAAGATAACTCGAGCGTCGACCAGTATCAGCTTCGGCACTCTACCGAAGAAATCCAAAATCTTGTTTTAGCTCTTTTGAATAAGACCATCGCTGAGAAACTCACATGCTCGATTTTGAGTTTAAGAGAGACTTACCTCGGCACACTTCAACG ATGTCTAAGTTCACTGGAAAAGGCCCATCAGCACGAAACTCATGACACCGATCAATTGGCAGCACAAGACCACTATTCGGACACACAAAAAGCAAGCGAATCCTTAAAACAG ATTGTCAATGCAGCGTACCAGGTTCAATTGAACGTGAAATCATCCGCCTCTTTTGTACACTCCATGTGGGAGCGTCTCCACCAGTTCTTGCGCTCTCTCACTCTACCAAAGGCAGGCACCTTGTCCACCACAAGCTCAGGATCCGGATCGTGGAGTATATCTTCAGATCAAAGTCCCATGACTCCTACAGAGTGGAAAACTCAAGTCGCCGTCGATCTTCTAGATTCACTTAGTGATAATCGACTGGCTCGTGTCATTTGCTCCCAG TTCCGAGATCGACTGCGACAAGCGCATGTTGCGTTTTTGGACTCTCTGCGAGAATTAGAATCGGTTCACACAGGCCGACTTGAGAAGAATGAAGAATTGTTTTTACGATTGCGAAAAATCCTTGTTCCCCGTGTGGCCAGGTTGGCGTTAGAATCTACATCACTCAAAGACATGATACTCTATG GCATGCCGCAACTCGGCCGAGAACTTGGTCGTGGCCAATACGGTGTTGTGTATTCCTGTGATAGTTGGGGACCAGTCGCTGAAAAAGGAGTCAGGTGCGCTGTCAAATCTGTTGTTCCACCTGACGACAAGCACTGGAATGATCTCGCAATGGAATTCCACTACTCTCG TATGGTGCCGCCTAACGATCGCATCGTCAGTTTGGTCGGATCTGTTATTGACCATTCTTACGGAGGCGGAGCATCACCAGCTGTTCTGCTTGTAATGGAAAG AATGAACAGAGACCTCCACACCGCattgaaaatgagtttgaCTTGGCCCAAGCGGCTTCGTGTTTCTATTGATGTCGTAGAGGGAATTCGCTTTCTTCATTCTCAG GGATTAGTTCACCGTGATATCAAACTAAAGAACGTTTTACTGGACCAAGAGGATCGTGCCAAAATTACTGATCTAGGTTTTTGCAAACCTGAAGCGATGATGTCAG GATCGATTGTTGGAACACCGATTCACATGGCCCCTGAGTTGTTTACTGGGCAGTACGATTCCAGTGTTGATGTTTACGCTTTTGGCATCTTATTCTGGTACATTTGTGCTGGTCACACCAAACTTCCGTACGCGTTTGAACAATGTCAAAATAAAGACCAGTTATGGCAGTGTGTCCGTAGAG GCACTCGTCCGGAAAGGTTGCCTTGTTTTGATGACGCATGCTGGACATTAATGGAAGACTGTTGGGCAAAAGAACCGAATCAACGACCCCTTTTAGGCTTTGTGTACTCCAGACTTGAAGCTATTTTCTTGTCACATTGCCATGGAAGAATTGTCGATACAG gAAGCATTGTGATACAAAGGGAACACCCCCCTGATAGTCTCTCTTCAAGTCCCTATATACAGATAGATTTAGAGCCATGTTAA
- the LOC124193014 gene encoding dual serine/threonine and tyrosine protein kinase-like isoform X4: MNPISSTRKEGVAKNLARATSLPAELNRYSKNCKLLCNILRDTKIIINEINTADYLTQDELPSLQVNPDKLHVINELVDKSVALVVLGYSNIARAVLTNELIGGKPLFPVIENSVDHTNQDCTQQSHWKGVKIRHTTFCLVGLSTTLAPTPLPFSQSIISHDNLVIDCNSPQAKDIYCDHSMMDVNIKHFLFRDGTQVWVAPSFHSAENRFNGNWCSFSPSDFLSLVKQCTTPVFLYAVHGMQLSPEEKSQLKLFKQLLPSSTVIHFVLNAATVPQQNPVSSIVLARPSIGSGGRHRRHTSIHPDREVGSPENFAGTGAYTKENPSPDHIIFAYEPISETGFSTRECVGFIDGGIQSTVDELSCGVISCLPFVRSVLQNQLLQSAKILNECHNQMLSNFILSAFDWARQVQVTPLRLEYVKQKEYELFNRLLAFANKKQEEIRLLISQTMVEMREELIRAAVDYDIFQEDNSSVDQYQLRHSTEEIQNLVLALLNKTIAEKLTCSILSLRETYLGTLQRCLSSLEKAHQHETHDTDQLAAQDHYSDTQKASESLKQIVNAAYQVQLNVKSSASFVHSMWERLHQFLRSLTLPKAGTLSTTSSGSGSWSISSDQSPMTPTEWKTQVAVDLLDSLSDNRLARVICSQFRDRLRQAHVAFLDSLRELESVHTGRLEKNEELFLRLRKILVPRVARLALESTSLKDMILYGMPQLGRELGRGQYGVVYSCDSWGPVAEKGVRCAVKSVVPPDDKHWNDLAMEFHYSRMVPPNDRIVSLVGSVIDHSYGGGASPAVLLVMERMNRDLHTALKMSLTWPKRLRVSIDVVEGIRFLHSQGLVHRDIKLKNVLLDQEDRAKITDLGFCKPEAMMSGSIVGTPIHMAPELFTGQYDSSVDVYAFGILFWYICAGHTKLPYAFEQCQNKDQLWQCVRRGTRPERLPCFDDACWTLMEDCWAKEPNQRPLLGFVYSRLEAIFLSHCHGRIVDTGSIVIQREHPPDSLSSSPYIQIDLEPC, translated from the exons atgaatccaATATCCTCAACTCGGAAAGAGGGTGTTGCAAAGAACTTGGCTCGAGCTACAAGTTTGCCAGCAGAGTTAAATCGGTACTCTAAAAATTGTAAACTACTTTGTAATATACTGCGCGATACCAAAATTATAATCAACGAGATCAACACAGCCGACTATTTGACACAAG ATGAGCTTCCTAGTCTTCAAGTAAATCCCGATAAGTTACATGTTATAAATGAACTAGTTGACAAATCAGTTGCTCTGGTGGTACTTGGTTATTCAAATATTGCCAGAGCAGttttaacaaatgaattaattggTGGCAAACCTTTATTTCCTGTG ATAGAAAATAGTGTAGATCACACAAATCAAGACTGTACACAACAGTCTCATTGGAAAGGTGTCAAGATTAGACATACTACTTTTTGTCTTGTGG GACTCAGTACCACATTAGCCCCAACACCGTTACCCTTCTCACAATCTATAATATCACATGACAACTTGGTTATTGATTGTAATTCTCCACAAGCCAAG GATATATACTGTGATCACAGCATGATGGATGTTaacataaaacattttcttttccgtgaTGGTACACAAGTGTGGGTTGCACCATCTTTTCACTCTGCTG AAAATAGATTTAATGGAAACTGGTGTTCATTCAGCCCTAGTGACTTTCTATCATTAGTAAAGCAGTGTACTACACCTGTATTTTTATATGCTGTGCATGGGATGCAACTAAGTCCAGAAGAAAAATCACAACTAAAATTATTCAAGCAACTTCTCCCTTCTTCCACTGTAATTCACTTTGTTTTGAACGCGGCTACTGTTCCG CAACAAAATCCCGTGAGTTCCATTGTGTTGGCGAGACCCAGTATCGGTAGTGGAGGCCGACATAGAAGACATACAAGTATTCATCCCGACAGAGAAGTAGGATCTCCAGAGAATTTTGCAGGAACTGGAGCttatacaaaagaaaatccctCTCCCGATCACATTATATTTGCCTATGAGCCTATCAGCGAAACAGGATTTTCAACAAGAGAATGTG TAGGCTTTATTGATGGCGGAATTCAAAGTACTGTCGATGAACTAAGCTGTGGGGTCATCTCCTGCCTCCCGTTTGTAAGGAGCGTGTTGCAAAATCAGCTTCTACAGTCGGCCAAAATACTTAACGAG TGTCATAACCAAATGCTCAGTAATTTCATCTTATCGGCGTTTGATTGGGCTCGTCAAGTCCAAGTAACTCCGCTACGGTTAGAGTATGTCAAGCAGAAAGAGTATGAGCTTTTTAATAGACTGCTAGCTTTtgctaataaaaaacaagaggaAATACGCTTGCTCATCTCTCAGACTATGGTCGAAATGAGGGAAGAACTCATACGTGCAGCAGTCGATTACGACATATTCC AAGAAGATAACTCGAGCGTCGACCAGTATCAGCTTCGGCACTCTACCGAAGAAATCCAAAATCTTGTTTTAGCTCTTTTGAATAAGACCATCGCTGAGAAACTCACATGCTCGATTTTGAGTTTAAGAGAGACTTACCTCGGCACACTTCAACG ATGTCTAAGTTCACTGGAAAAGGCCCATCAGCACGAAACTCATGACACCGATCAATTGGCAGCACAAGACCACTATTCGGACACACAAAAAGCAAGCGAATCCTTAAAACAG ATTGTCAATGCAGCGTACCAGGTTCAATTGAACGTGAAATCATCCGCCTCTTTTGTACACTCCATGTGGGAGCGTCTCCACCAGTTCTTGCGCTCTCTCACTCTACCAAAGGCAGGCACCTTGTCCACCACAAGCTCAGGATCCGGATCGTGGAGTATATCTTCAGATCAAAGTCCCATGACTCCTACAGAGTGGAAAACTCAAGTCGCCGTCGATCTTCTAGATTCACTTAGTGATAATCGACTGGCTCGTGTCATTTGCTCCCAG TTCCGAGATCGACTGCGACAAGCGCATGTTGCGTTTTTGGACTCTCTGCGAGAATTAGAATCGGTTCACACAGGCCGACTTGAGAAGAATGAAGAATTGTTTTTACGATTGCGAAAAATCCTTGTTCCCCGTGTGGCCAGGTTGGCGTTAGAATCTACATCACTCAAAGACATGATACTCTATG GCATGCCGCAACTCGGCCGAGAACTTGGTCGTGGCCAATACGGTGTTGTGTATTCCTGTGATAGTTGGGGACCAGTCGCTGAAAAAGGAGTCAGGTGCGCTGTCAAATCTGTTGTTCCACCTGACGACAAGCACTGGAATGATCTCGCAATGGAATTCCACTACTCTCG TATGGTGCCGCCTAACGATCGCATCGTCAGTTTGGTCGGATCTGTTATTGACCATTCTTACGGAGGCGGAGCATCACCAGCTGTTCTGCTTGTAATGGAAAG AATGAACAGAGACCTCCACACCGCattgaaaatgagtttgaCTTGGCCCAAGCGGCTTCGTGTTTCTATTGATGTCGTAGAGGGAATTCGCTTTCTTCATTCTCAG GGATTAGTTCACCGTGATATCAAACTAAAGAACGTTTTACTGGACCAAGAGGATCGTGCCAAAATTACTGATCTAGGTTTTTGCAAACCTGAAGCGATGATGTCAG GATCGATTGTTGGAACACCGATTCACATGGCCCCTGAGTTGTTTACTGGGCAGTACGATTCCAGTGTTGATGTTTACGCTTTTGGCATCTTATTCTGGTACATTTGTGCTGGTCACACCAAACTTCCGTACGCGTTTGAACAATGTCAAAATAAAGACCAGTTATGGCAGTGTGTCCGTAGAG GCACTCGTCCGGAAAGGTTGCCTTGTTTTGATGACGCATGCTGGACATTAATGGAAGACTGTTGGGCAAAAGAACCGAATCAACGACCCCTTTTAGGCTTTGTGTACTCCAGACTTGAAGCTATTTTCTTGTCACATTGCCATGGAAGAATTGTCGATACAG gAAGCATTGTGATACAAAGGGAACACCCCCCTGATAGTCTCTCTTCAAGTCCCTATATACAGATAGATTTAGAGCCATGTTAA
- the LOC124193014 gene encoding dual serine/threonine and tyrosine protein kinase-like isoform X5 has translation MNPISSTRKEGVAKNLARATSLPAELNRYSKNCKLLCNILRDTKIIINEINTADYLTQDELPSLQVNPDKLHVINELVDKSVALVVLGYSNIARAVLTNELIGGKPLFPVIENSVDHTNQDCTQQSHWKGVKIRHTTFCLVGLSTTLAPTPLPFSQSIISHDNLVIDCNSPQAKDIYCDHSMMDVNIKHFLFRDGTQVWVAPSFHSAENRFNGNWCSFSPSDFLSLVKQCTTPVFLYAVHGMQLSPEEKSQLKLFKQLLPSSTVIHFVLNAATVPKQQNPVSSIVLARPSIGSGGRHRRHTSIHPDREVGSPENFAGTGAYTKENPSPDHIIFAYEPISETGFSTRECGFIDGGIQSTVDELSCGVISCLPFVRSVLQNQLLQSAKILNECHNQMLSNFILSAFDWARQVQVTPLRLEYVKQKEYELFNRLLAFANKKQEEIRLLISQTMVEMREELIRAAVDYDIFQDNSSVDQYQLRHSTEEIQNLVLALLNKTIAEKLTCSILSLRETYLGTLQRCLSSLEKAHQHETHDTDQLAAQDHYSDTQKASESLKQIVNAAYQVQLNVKSSASFVHSMWERLHQFLRSLTLPKAGTLSTTSSGSGSWSISSDQSPMTPTEWKTQVAVDLLDSLSDNRLARVICSQFRDRLRQAHVAFLDSLRELESVHTGRLEKNEELFLRLRKILVPRVARLALESTSLKDMILYGMPQLGRELGRGQYGVVYSCDSWGPVAEKGVRCAVKSVVPPDDKHWNDLAMEFHYSRMVPPNDRIVSLVGSVIDHSYGGGASPAVLLVMERMNRDLHTALKMSLTWPKRLRVSIDVVEGIRFLHSQGLVHRDIKLKNVLLDQEDRAKITDLGFCKPEAMMSGSIVGTPIHMAPELFTGQYDSSVDVYAFGILFWYICAGHTKLPYAFEQCQNKDQLWQCVRRGTRPERLPCFDDACWTLMEDCWAKEPNQRPLLGFVYSRLEAIFLSHCHGRIVDTGSIVIQREHPPDSLSSSPYIQIDLEPC, from the exons atgaatccaATATCCTCAACTCGGAAAGAGGGTGTTGCAAAGAACTTGGCTCGAGCTACAAGTTTGCCAGCAGAGTTAAATCGGTACTCTAAAAATTGTAAACTACTTTGTAATATACTGCGCGATACCAAAATTATAATCAACGAGATCAACACAGCCGACTATTTGACACAAG ATGAGCTTCCTAGTCTTCAAGTAAATCCCGATAAGTTACATGTTATAAATGAACTAGTTGACAAATCAGTTGCTCTGGTGGTACTTGGTTATTCAAATATTGCCAGAGCAGttttaacaaatgaattaattggTGGCAAACCTTTATTTCCTGTG ATAGAAAATAGTGTAGATCACACAAATCAAGACTGTACACAACAGTCTCATTGGAAAGGTGTCAAGATTAGACATACTACTTTTTGTCTTGTGG GACTCAGTACCACATTAGCCCCAACACCGTTACCCTTCTCACAATCTATAATATCACATGACAACTTGGTTATTGATTGTAATTCTCCACAAGCCAAG GATATATACTGTGATCACAGCATGATGGATGTTaacataaaacattttcttttccgtgaTGGTACACAAGTGTGGGTTGCACCATCTTTTCACTCTGCTG AAAATAGATTTAATGGAAACTGGTGTTCATTCAGCCCTAGTGACTTTCTATCATTAGTAAAGCAGTGTACTACACCTGTATTTTTATATGCTGTGCATGGGATGCAACTAAGTCCAGAAGAAAAATCACAACTAAAATTATTCAAGCAACTTCTCCCTTCTTCCACTGTAATTCACTTTGTTTTGAACGCGGCTACTGTTCCG AAGCAACAAAATCCCGTGAGTTCCATTGTGTTGGCGAGACCCAGTATCGGTAGTGGAGGCCGACATAGAAGACATACAAGTATTCATCCCGACAGAGAAGTAGGATCTCCAGAGAATTTTGCAGGAACTGGAGCttatacaaaagaaaatccctCTCCCGATCACATTATATTTGCCTATGAGCCTATCAGCGAAACAGGATTTTCAACAAGAGAATGTG GCTTTATTGATGGCGGAATTCAAAGTACTGTCGATGAACTAAGCTGTGGGGTCATCTCCTGCCTCCCGTTTGTAAGGAGCGTGTTGCAAAATCAGCTTCTACAGTCGGCCAAAATACTTAACGAG TGTCATAACCAAATGCTCAGTAATTTCATCTTATCGGCGTTTGATTGGGCTCGTCAAGTCCAAGTAACTCCGCTACGGTTAGAGTATGTCAAGCAGAAAGAGTATGAGCTTTTTAATAGACTGCTAGCTTTtgctaataaaaaacaagaggaAATACGCTTGCTCATCTCTCAGACTATGGTCGAAATGAGGGAAGAACTCATACGTGCAGCAGTCGATTACGACATATTCC AAGATAACTCGAGCGTCGACCAGTATCAGCTTCGGCACTCTACCGAAGAAATCCAAAATCTTGTTTTAGCTCTTTTGAATAAGACCATCGCTGAGAAACTCACATGCTCGATTTTGAGTTTAAGAGAGACTTACCTCGGCACACTTCAACG ATGTCTAAGTTCACTGGAAAAGGCCCATCAGCACGAAACTCATGACACCGATCAATTGGCAGCACAAGACCACTATTCGGACACACAAAAAGCAAGCGAATCCTTAAAACAG ATTGTCAATGCAGCGTACCAGGTTCAATTGAACGTGAAATCATCCGCCTCTTTTGTACACTCCATGTGGGAGCGTCTCCACCAGTTCTTGCGCTCTCTCACTCTACCAAAGGCAGGCACCTTGTCCACCACAAGCTCAGGATCCGGATCGTGGAGTATATCTTCAGATCAAAGTCCCATGACTCCTACAGAGTGGAAAACTCAAGTCGCCGTCGATCTTCTAGATTCACTTAGTGATAATCGACTGGCTCGTGTCATTTGCTCCCAG TTCCGAGATCGACTGCGACAAGCGCATGTTGCGTTTTTGGACTCTCTGCGAGAATTAGAATCGGTTCACACAGGCCGACTTGAGAAGAATGAAGAATTGTTTTTACGATTGCGAAAAATCCTTGTTCCCCGTGTGGCCAGGTTGGCGTTAGAATCTACATCACTCAAAGACATGATACTCTATG GCATGCCGCAACTCGGCCGAGAACTTGGTCGTGGCCAATACGGTGTTGTGTATTCCTGTGATAGTTGGGGACCAGTCGCTGAAAAAGGAGTCAGGTGCGCTGTCAAATCTGTTGTTCCACCTGACGACAAGCACTGGAATGATCTCGCAATGGAATTCCACTACTCTCG TATGGTGCCGCCTAACGATCGCATCGTCAGTTTGGTCGGATCTGTTATTGACCATTCTTACGGAGGCGGAGCATCACCAGCTGTTCTGCTTGTAATGGAAAG AATGAACAGAGACCTCCACACCGCattgaaaatgagtttgaCTTGGCCCAAGCGGCTTCGTGTTTCTATTGATGTCGTAGAGGGAATTCGCTTTCTTCATTCTCAG GGATTAGTTCACCGTGATATCAAACTAAAGAACGTTTTACTGGACCAAGAGGATCGTGCCAAAATTACTGATCTAGGTTTTTGCAAACCTGAAGCGATGATGTCAG GATCGATTGTTGGAACACCGATTCACATGGCCCCTGAGTTGTTTACTGGGCAGTACGATTCCAGTGTTGATGTTTACGCTTTTGGCATCTTATTCTGGTACATTTGTGCTGGTCACACCAAACTTCCGTACGCGTTTGAACAATGTCAAAATAAAGACCAGTTATGGCAGTGTGTCCGTAGAG GCACTCGTCCGGAAAGGTTGCCTTGTTTTGATGACGCATGCTGGACATTAATGGAAGACTGTTGGGCAAAAGAACCGAATCAACGACCCCTTTTAGGCTTTGTGTACTCCAGACTTGAAGCTATTTTCTTGTCACATTGCCATGGAAGAATTGTCGATACAG gAAGCATTGTGATACAAAGGGAACACCCCCCTGATAGTCTCTCTTCAAGTCCCTATATACAGATAGATTTAGAGCCATGTTAA